GACGGGACGGTACAGGGCCTGTTGACCCTGGCGGGGCTGCCCTTTGTGGGGGCCGGGGTCCTGGGGTCGGCCCTGGGGATGGACAAGGAGGTGATGAAGCGACTGTTGACCCAAGCGGGCTTGGCGGTGGCCCCCTACCGCTGTTACCGACGCGGAGAAACGGTGGAACCGACAGCGGTGGTGGCGGAATTGGGGTTGCCCCTGTTTGTGAAGCCAGCCAATATGGGGTCGTCGGTGGGGATTACCAAGGTGCATCGAGCCGAGGAACTGTTACCAGCGGTGGAAACGGCCTGGAAATATGACGCCAAGGCGCTGGTGGAGCAGGGGATTGTGGGGCGGGAAATCGAATGCGCCATTTTGGATGGGTCTCCCCCCCAGGCGTCGCTCCCCGGTGAAATCATCCCCCGGCACGAGTTCTATTCCTACGCCGCCAAATATCTGGACGAACAGGGGGCTATCCTGCAAGCGCCGGCGGATTTAACCCCAGAACAGGTTGCCCAGGTGCAGCAATTGTCGGTGCGGGTATTTCAGGTGCTGGAGGGGCGGGGCCTGGCGCGGGTGGATTGGTTTCTCACCCCGGATGGACGCTGGATGGTCAATGAAATCAACACCATCCCCGGCTTTACCCGCATCAGCATGTA
This DNA window, taken from Gloeomargarita sp. SRBZ-1_bins_9, encodes the following:
- a CDS encoding D-alanine--D-alanine ligase family protein: MIRVGLLFGGQSAEHEISVQSARNILTALTAGGYEVIPIGLNRQGQWWLADPEWLQQADSQRLPSFEQGLAPVGVLPGQGFLVLRGPQWEPLPVEVVFPVLHGPWGEDGTVQGLLTLAGLPFVGAGVLGSALGMDKEVMKRLLTQAGLAVAPYRCYRRGETVEPTAVVAELGLPLFVKPANMGSSVGITKVHRAEELLPAVETAWKYDAKALVEQGIVGREIECAILDGSPPQASLPGEIIPRHEFYSYAAKYLDEQGAILQAPADLTPEQVAQVQQLSVRVFQVLEGRGLARVDWFLTPDGRWMVNEINTIPGFTRISMYPRLWELSGIPYPELVSRLVQQALV